In Sardina pilchardus chromosome 8, fSarPil1.1, whole genome shotgun sequence, a genomic segment contains:
- the LOC134088441 gene encoding transmembrane protein 230-like, whose protein sequence is MPARNTITGGIPNSRVRYSKLANDDDGYIDLQFKKSPPKVPYRAIALATVLFLIGSLLIIIGGLLQAGYFHVTHQDRTIPVLIIGILVFLPGFYHLRIAYYAFRGYRGYSYDDIPDFD, encoded by the exons ATGCCCGCCCGAAACACCATAACCGGTGGGATCCCCAACAGCAGAGTCCGTTACTCCAAATTGgccaatgatgatgatggctacATTGACTTACAG tTCAAAAAGAGTCCACCCAAAGTCCCATACAGGGCCATCGCCCTGGCAACGGTGCTCTTCCTGATCGGCTCTCTACTGATCATCATCGGCGGGCTCCTTCAGGCGGGCTACTTCCACGTCACT CATCAGGATCGCACTATTCCCGTCCTGATCATCGGAATCCTGGTGTTCCTTCCTGGATTTTATCATCTGCGGATTGCCTACTATGCCTTCCGAGGTTACCGTGGTTACTCCTATGATGACATTCCTGACTTTGATTGA